The following proteins are co-located in the Hydrogenophaga sp. RAC07 genome:
- the nirB gene encoding nitrite reductase large subunit NirB yields MDMRVNPKAKLKLVMVGNGMAGVRTIEELLKLAPDLYDITVFGAEPHPNYNRILLSPVLAGEQTLDEIVLNDWAWYTDNGITLHAGKTVTEVDRVKRMVRATGADGSVIEAPYDRLIMATGSNPFMLPIPGKDLAGVLAYRDIADTQAMIDAATRYSHAVVIGGGLLGLEAANGLMKRGMAVSVVHVGPWLMERQLDEVAGQLLQASLEERGMTFLMGAQTQELVGNDEGRVRAIRFKDGTEVPADLVVMAVGIRPNTALAESMRLHVNKGIVVSDTLQTVTDPRIYAVGECAAHRGIAYGLVAPLFEQGKVLATHLAEFGIGRYVGSLTSTKLKVTGIDLFSAGNFTGGANTEEIVMSDPSGGVYKKLVIQDDKLVGACLYGDTVDGSWYFKLLRDGRSVADIRDKLMFGESNIGDVGHQGQSKASAMADTDEVCGCNGVTKGAICKAIKDKGLFTLEEVRKQTKASASCGSCTGLVEQILMFTAGGDYSATPKLKAMCGCTDHGHQAVRDAIRQSKYTNTGAVFAGMGWRTPNGCASCRPAVNYYLISTWPKEAKDDPQSRFINERMHANIQKDGTYSVIPRMWGGETTADELRRIADAVDKYKIPTVKVTGGQRIDLLGVKKEDLQAVWNDIGMPSGHAYAKALRTVKTCVGSEWCRMGTQDSTQMGKDLERAMWRMYAPHKVKFAVSGCPRNCAEAGIKDVGIIGVDSGWEMYVAGNGGIKTEVAHFFTKLKTAEEVLEYTGAFMQLYRLEGWYLERTVHYVNRVGLDYVKKKILDDHEGRKALWAELQFALDGEPDPWFEHQKAAVDTRQFIPIKAVAMEGSTI; encoded by the coding sequence ATGGACATGCGCGTCAACCCGAAAGCAAAACTGAAACTGGTGATGGTCGGCAACGGCATGGCCGGTGTGCGCACGATCGAGGAGCTGCTCAAGCTCGCCCCCGATCTCTACGACATCACCGTCTTCGGCGCCGAGCCCCACCCGAACTACAACCGCATCCTGCTCTCGCCGGTGCTCGCCGGTGAGCAGACGCTCGACGAGATCGTGCTCAACGACTGGGCCTGGTACACCGACAACGGCATCACCCTGCACGCCGGCAAAACCGTGACCGAAGTGGACCGCGTCAAGCGCATGGTGCGCGCCACCGGTGCCGACGGCAGCGTGATCGAAGCGCCGTACGACCGGCTCATCATGGCCACCGGTTCCAACCCCTTCATGCTGCCCATCCCGGGCAAGGACCTGGCGGGCGTGCTCGCCTACCGCGACATCGCCGACACGCAGGCCATGATCGACGCGGCCACACGCTACAGCCACGCGGTCGTCATCGGCGGCGGTCTGCTGGGTCTGGAGGCCGCCAACGGTTTGATGAAACGCGGCATGGCGGTGAGCGTGGTGCACGTGGGCCCGTGGCTCATGGAGCGCCAGCTCGACGAGGTGGCAGGCCAGCTGCTGCAGGCCTCGCTGGAAGAGCGCGGCATGACGTTTTTGATGGGTGCGCAGACGCAGGAACTGGTGGGCAACGATGAAGGCCGGGTCCGGGCGATCCGCTTCAAGGACGGCACCGAGGTGCCGGCCGATCTGGTGGTGATGGCCGTGGGCATCCGCCCCAACACCGCGCTGGCCGAGAGCATGCGCCTGCATGTGAACAAGGGCATCGTGGTGAGCGACACGCTGCAGACCGTGACCGACCCGCGCATCTACGCGGTGGGCGAATGCGCGGCACACCGCGGCATCGCCTACGGCCTGGTGGCGCCACTGTTCGAGCAGGGCAAGGTGCTGGCCACGCACCTGGCCGAGTTCGGCATCGGCCGCTACGTAGGCTCGCTCACCTCGACCAAGCTCAAGGTCACCGGCATCGACCTCTTCAGTGCCGGCAACTTCACCGGCGGCGCCAACACCGAAGAGATCGTGATGAGCGACCCGTCGGGCGGCGTCTACAAGAAGCTGGTGATCCAGGACGACAAGCTGGTGGGCGCCTGCCTCTACGGCGACACGGTCGACGGTTCGTGGTACTTCAAGCTGCTGCGCGACGGCCGCAGCGTGGCCGACATCCGCGACAAGCTGATGTTTGGCGAATCCAACATCGGCGACGTGGGCCACCAGGGCCAGAGCAAGGCCTCGGCCATGGCCGACACCGATGAAGTCTGCGGTTGCAACGGCGTGACCAAAGGCGCGATCTGCAAGGCCATCAAGGACAAGGGCCTGTTCACACTCGAAGAGGTGCGCAAGCAGACCAAGGCCAGCGCGAGCTGCGGTTCGTGCACCGGTCTGGTGGAACAGATCCTGATGTTCACCGCCGGTGGTGACTACTCGGCCACGCCCAAGCTCAAGGCCATGTGCGGCTGCACCGATCACGGTCATCAGGCCGTGCGCGACGCGATCCGGCAAAGCAAGTACACCAACACCGGCGCGGTGTTCGCCGGCATGGGCTGGCGCACGCCCAACGGCTGCGCGTCCTGCCGGCCCGCCGTCAACTACTACCTGATCAGCACCTGGCCGAAAGAGGCGAAGGACGATCCGCAAAGCCGCTTCATCAACGAGCGCATGCACGCCAACATCCAGAAGGACGGCACCTACAGCGTGATCCCGCGCATGTGGGGCGGCGAGACCACGGCGGACGAACTGCGCCGCATCGCCGATGCGGTGGACAAGTACAAGATCCCGACGGTGAAGGTCACCGGCGGCCAGCGCATCGACCTGCTCGGCGTGAAGAAAGAAGACCTGCAGGCGGTGTGGAACGACATCGGCATGCCCAGCGGCCACGCCTACGCCAAGGCCTTGCGCACGGTGAAGACCTGCGTGGGCAGCGAGTGGTGCCGCATGGGCACGCAGGACAGCACGCAGATGGGCAAGGACCTGGAGCGCGCGATGTGGCGCATGTACGCACCGCACAAGGTGAAGTTCGCGGTGTCGGGCTGCCCGCGCAACTGCGCCGAGGCCGGCATCAAGGACGTGGGCATCATCGGCGTGGACTCGGGTTGGGAGATGTATGTGGCCGGCAACGGCGGCATCAAGACGGAAGTGGCGCACTTTTTCACCAAGCTCAAGACGGCAGAGGAAGTGCTCGAGTACACCGGCGCCTTCATGCAGCTTTACCGCCTGGAGGGCTGGTACCTGGAGCGGACCGTGCACTACGTGAACCGTGTGGGTCTGGACTATGTGAAGAAGAAGATCCTCGACGACCACGAGGGTCGCAAGGCGCTGTGGGCCGAGTTGCAGTTCGCGCTCGACGGTGAACCCGATCCGTGGTTCGAACACCAGAAGGCGGCGGTGGACACGCGCCAGTTCATTCCGATCAAGGCGGTTGCGATGGAAGGGAGCACCATATGA
- the nirD gene encoding nitrite reductase small subunit NirD, which produces MNSWIPIARVDDIPVLGSRCVQREHGLDVAVFRNAQDEVFALLDRCPHKGGPLSQGIVFGTSVACPLHNWTIGLDSGCAKAPDEGCTPRFAVKVENGVVHLDAQELSTHATDLTRPVAGPARRDLSPLPLAVLSPLPLGEG; this is translated from the coding sequence ATGAATTCATGGATCCCTATCGCCCGTGTGGACGACATTCCCGTGTTGGGCTCGCGCTGCGTGCAACGTGAACACGGCCTGGACGTGGCGGTGTTCCGCAACGCGCAGGACGAGGTGTTCGCCCTGCTCGACCGCTGCCCGCACAAGGGTGGCCCGCTCAGCCAGGGCATCGTCTTCGGCACCAGCGTGGCCTGCCCGCTGCACAACTGGACCATCGGCCTCGACAGCGGCTGCGCGAAGGCGCCCGACGAGGGCTGCACGCCGAGGTTTGCGGTGAAGGTGGAGAACGGCGTGGTGCACCTGGACGCGCAGGAACTCTCAACCCACGCCACCGACCTCACGCGTCCCGTCGCTGGCCCGGCGAGACGCGACTTGTCTCCTCTCCCCCTGGCTGTTTTGTCCCCTCTCCCTTTGGGAGAGGGCTAG
- a CDS encoding nitrate reductase: protein MRSGSGPHSNPLPEGEGAPRLTRSTCPYCGVGCGVIIETEGSQITGVRGDPDHPANFGKLCTKGQTLHLTASPAIAQQTRLLQPLRRLERGGPAQPLGWDAALDLATDRFASVIEHHGVDAVGFYISGQLLTEDYYVFNKLAKGLIGTNNVDTNSRLCMSSAVAGYKLTLGADAPPACYDDVNHASCLFIVGSNAAFAHPVLFRRIEEAKKNNPAMKVIVADPRRTDTAGFADLFLPLQPGSDVMLFHGLLHIMLWEGWLDAAYIAAHTTGFDALKSLVREYSPERVSQACGLKKEDLHTAAQWFATSPATLSLYCQGLNQSSSGTAKNATLINLHLATGQIGKPGAGPFSLTGQPNAMGGREVGGLANLLSAHRDLANPQHRAEVAALWGVPSVPDKPGKSAVEMFEAAADGEIKALWIACTNPAQSMPDQATVRRALQRAEFVVVQEAYATAATCDFADLLLPATTWGEKDGTVTNSERRISRVRPAVPAPGDARHDWRIVVDFAQQLETRLRPGQATLFPYPSPEPIWNEHRESTRGRDLDITGLSYAMLEQQGPRQWPIRTGEAQGKQRLYEDGLFPTPDGKARFAALPFVPLAEPRESRYPFSLTTGRLRDQWHGMTRTGTLGRLFGHVAEPAVQLNPQDMERLGLKDGDLVHVTSKRGSILVPLQGSDDIGLSQAFIAMHWGAEYLGGMSSTGERLAGVNALTTSSYCPSSKQPELKHAAVKVLKAELPWTLLAMAWLPETDALGAQQGLRELMAEFPFASCVPFGRERTGVLFRAAAHDAPGPELIERIEALLGLNTADALRYADKRLGQHRAARLVRLGDVTRLDGFMLAGDTRAEAWLKPLLQDELPADAYGRRLLMPGAKPPVALEAKGRQVCTCFNVTDLAITERLATCEGSDDERLATLQGSLRCGTNCGSCVPELKRLVRATPALLPA from the coding sequence CTGCGCTCCGGAAGCGGCCCTCACTCCAACCCGCTCCCAGAGGGAGAGGGAGCCCCCCGCCTCACGCGATCGACCTGCCCCTACTGCGGCGTCGGCTGCGGCGTGATCATCGAAACCGAGGGCAGCCAGATCACCGGCGTGCGCGGCGACCCGGACCACCCGGCCAACTTCGGAAAACTGTGCACCAAGGGCCAGACCCTGCACCTCACCGCCTCGCCAGCGATCGCACAACAGACCCGTTTGCTGCAACCCCTGCGGCGGCTGGAGCGCGGCGGCCCTGCCCAGCCCCTCGGCTGGGACGCCGCGCTGGACCTCGCCACCGACCGATTCGCCTCCGTCATCGAACACCACGGCGTTGATGCGGTCGGCTTCTACATCAGCGGCCAGCTGCTCACCGAGGACTACTACGTCTTCAACAAGCTGGCCAAGGGCCTGATCGGCACCAACAACGTCGACACCAATTCGCGTCTGTGCATGAGCAGCGCGGTGGCCGGCTACAAGCTCACGCTGGGAGCCGACGCGCCACCCGCCTGCTACGACGATGTGAACCACGCCAGCTGCCTGTTCATCGTCGGCAGCAACGCGGCCTTTGCGCACCCGGTGCTGTTCCGCCGCATCGAGGAAGCGAAGAAAAACAACCCGGCCATGAAGGTGATCGTGGCCGACCCGCGCCGCACCGACACCGCCGGCTTCGCGGATTTGTTCCTGCCGCTGCAACCCGGCAGCGACGTGATGCTGTTCCACGGCCTGCTGCACATCATGTTGTGGGAAGGCTGGCTCGATGCCGCGTACATCGCGGCCCACACCACCGGCTTTGATGCGCTCAAGTCGCTGGTGCGCGAATACTCGCCCGAACGTGTGTCCCAGGCCTGTGGTCTGAAGAAGGAAGACCTCCATACCGCCGCCCAGTGGTTCGCCACCTCGCCCGCCACGCTCAGCCTGTATTGCCAGGGCCTGAACCAGAGCAGCAGCGGCACCGCCAAGAACGCCACCCTGATCAACCTGCACCTGGCCACCGGCCAGATCGGAAAACCCGGCGCCGGCCCCTTCAGCCTCACCGGCCAGCCCAACGCCATGGGCGGGCGCGAGGTCGGCGGCCTGGCCAACCTGCTGAGCGCCCACCGCGACCTGGCCAACCCGCAGCACCGCGCCGAAGTGGCGGCGCTCTGGGGTGTGCCCAGCGTGCCCGACAAGCCCGGCAAAAGCGCGGTGGAGATGTTCGAAGCGGCGGCCGATGGCGAGATCAAGGCGCTGTGGATTGCCTGCACCAACCCGGCCCAGTCCATGCCCGACCAGGCCACCGTGCGCCGCGCGCTGCAACGCGCCGAGTTCGTGGTGGTGCAGGAGGCCTACGCCACGGCGGCCACCTGCGACTTCGCCGACCTGCTGCTGCCTGCCACCACCTGGGGCGAGAAGGACGGCACGGTGACCAACAGCGAACGGCGCATCAGTCGCGTGCGTCCCGCCGTGCCCGCACCGGGCGACGCGCGGCACGACTGGCGCATCGTGGTGGACTTCGCACAGCAGCTCGAAACCCGCCTGCGCCCCGGTCAGGCCACGCTGTTCCCCTACCCGTCACCCGAGCCCATCTGGAACGAACACCGCGAGTCCACGCGCGGGCGCGATCTCGACATCACGGGTCTCAGCTACGCCATGCTGGAACAACAAGGCCCACGGCAATGGCCCATCAGGACCGGTGAGGCGCAAGGAAAACAGCGCCTCTACGAAGACGGCCTCTTTCCCACCCCCGACGGCAAAGCCCGCTTCGCCGCCCTGCCCTTCGTCCCCCTGGCCGAGCCGCGCGAATCGCGTTACCCCTTCTCGCTCACCACCGGCCGCCTGCGCGACCAGTGGCACGGCATGACGCGCACCGGCACGCTGGGCCGCCTGTTCGGCCATGTGGCCGAGCCGGCGGTGCAGCTCAATCCGCAGGACATGGAACGCCTTGGCCTGAAAGACGGGGACCTGGTGCACGTGACCAGCAAACGCGGCTCCATCCTGGTGCCGCTGCAAGGCTCGGACGACATCGGCCTGTCGCAGGCCTTCATCGCCATGCACTGGGGCGCCGAGTACCTCGGTGGCATGAGCAGCACGGGCGAGCGGCTCGCGGGTGTGAACGCGCTCACCACCTCGTCTTACTGTCCCTCCTCAAAACAACCCGAACTCAAACATGCGGCGGTGAAGGTGCTCAAGGCCGAGCTGCCCTGGACGCTGCTCGCCATGGCTTGGCTGCCGGAGACCGACGCGCTGGGTGCCCAGCAAGGTTTGCGCGAACTCATGGCGGAGTTTCCGTTTGCGTCCTGTGTCCCGTTCGGCCGGGAGCGCACCGGTGTCTTGTTCCGCGCGGCCGCACACGACGCGCCCGGACCCGAGCTGATCGAGCGCATCGAAGCCTTGCTCGGACTGAACACCGCCGACGCCTTGCGCTACGCCGACAAACGCCTGGGCCAGCACCGCGCCGCGCGGCTGGTGCGCTTGGGCGATGTCACACGGCTCGACGGTTTCATGCTTGCCGGCGACACGCGCGCCGAGGCCTGGCTCAAGCCGCTGCTGCAGGACGAGCTGCCCGCCGACGCCTACGGCCGCCGCCTGCTCATGCCCGGCGCCAAGCCCCCGGTGGCCCTCGAGGCCAAGGGCCGGCAGGTGTGCACCTGCTTCAACGTGACCGACCTGGCCATCACCGAACGGCTCGCCACCTGCGAAGGCAGCGACGACGAACGCCTGGCCACGCTGCAGGGCAGCCTGCGCTGCGGCACCAACTGCGGCTCGTGTGTGCCCGAGCTCAAACGCCTCGTGCGTGCCACGCCGGCGCTCTTGCCCGCCTGA
- the ybiB gene encoding DNA-binding protein YbiB — translation MGISHYIKEIGRGKDGARALTREQSTDLLGQVLDGAVTDLEVGGFCLAMRIKGETPDEMAGFLDAAHARLNLMPDNGLTTVVLPSYNGARKLPVLTPLLALLLARQGVPVLVHGTATEDKRVFASAVFRELGVLPAPQVARLAAGDVAFVPTEVLCPGLKRLLDVRRVVGLRNPAHSLVKLMNPCVGKAFIVGSYTHPEYASSMAATWALTGAHAMLLRGTEGEPVADARRTPRMEIFQDGERTEVQPQQDGPLAQLPSLPTVDAVHTAAYIRAVLNDSLPIPTPIALQVEHILRAIEHHESPAHAHAL, via the coding sequence ATGGGGATCAGCCACTACATCAAAGAGATCGGCCGCGGCAAAGACGGCGCGCGTGCACTCACGCGCGAGCAATCCACCGATCTGCTGGGGCAGGTGCTCGACGGCGCGGTGACCGACCTCGAGGTGGGCGGCTTTTGTCTGGCCATGCGCATCAAGGGCGAAACGCCTGACGAGATGGCGGGCTTTCTCGACGCTGCCCACGCCCGCTTGAACCTGATGCCCGACAACGGCCTCACCACCGTGGTGCTGCCCAGCTACAACGGTGCGCGCAAGCTGCCGGTGCTCACGCCCCTGCTCGCACTGCTGCTGGCGCGCCAGGGTGTGCCGGTGCTGGTGCACGGCACGGCCACCGAAGACAAGCGCGTGTTTGCGTCCGCCGTGTTCCGCGAACTCGGTGTGTTGCCAGCCCCCCAGGTGGCCCGGCTCGCCGCGGGCGACGTGGCCTTTGTGCCGACCGAGGTGCTGTGCCCCGGCCTCAAGCGCCTGCTCGATGTGCGCCGCGTGGTGGGCCTGCGCAACCCGGCGCACAGCCTGGTCAAGCTGATGAACCCGTGCGTGGGCAAAGCCTTCATCGTGGGCAGCTACACCCACCCCGAATACGCCAGCTCCATGGCCGCCACCTGGGCCCTCACCGGTGCCCACGCCATGCTGCTGCGCGGCACCGAAGGTGAACCGGTGGCCGATGCGCGCCGCACACCGCGCATGGAAATCTTTCAGGACGGCGAGCGCACCGAGGTGCAGCCACAGCAAGACGGGCCACTCGCGCAACTGCCTTCGCTGCCCACGGTGGACGCGGTGCACACCGCGGCCTACATCCGAGCGGTGCTCAACGATTCGTTACCCATTCCCACGCCGATCGCACTGCAGGTGGAACACATCTTGCGAGCGATCGAGCACCATGAATCCCCAGCCCATGCACACGCCCTCTGA